One genomic segment of Burkholderiaceae bacterium includes these proteins:
- a CDS encoding NAD+ synthase: MSLSLCVAQLNFVVGDMPGNAQKIIDAARSAHAQGARLLLAPEGAICGYIAEDLLLRPAFMAACDEAVQTVARETAALKDLVIVVGHPVGGDARGPSVTISERHNAASVICNGQVAATYAKQRLPNYQVFDERRYFVPGQGACVFDAGGVRVGLLICEDAWYAEPARQAKAAGAELLAVINASPFHQGKGAEREAVMQARARDVGLPLVWAHWVGGQDEVVFDGQSFVIGADGEVEGRAPAFEEKLWFARVQQAQAAIQIIATTAPPPTPERELWDALVLGLRDYVRKNGFKSVALGLSGGIDSALVLALAVDALGAEHVHTVMLPSPYTAGISVQDAHEMARRLGVRHDELSIRPAFETVRATLAPLFAGRAEDTTEENIQARLRGLLLMALSNKFGHLILTTGNKSEYAVGYCTLYGDMCGGFAPIKDVVKTRVFALARWRNAHDPYGTGANPIPERIITRPPSAELREGQTDQDSLPPYEVLDAIIARYVEHDAAIAELLAEGFAPADVERVTRLIKGSEYKRQQAPVGTRVTPRGFGKDWRYPMTNRFRA, encoded by the coding sequence CGTCGTCGGCGACATGCCGGGCAACGCGCAAAAAATCATCGACGCGGCGCGCAGCGCGCACGCCCAGGGCGCGCGCCTGCTGCTGGCGCCCGAGGGTGCGATCTGCGGCTACATCGCCGAGGACCTGCTGCTGCGCCCGGCCTTCATGGCGGCCTGCGACGAGGCCGTGCAAACCGTGGCGCGCGAGACGGCGGCCCTGAAGGACCTGGTGATCGTGGTCGGCCACCCGGTGGGCGGCGACGCGCGCGGCCCCAGCGTGACCATCAGCGAGCGCCACAACGCCGCCAGCGTGATCTGCAACGGCCAGGTGGCGGCCACCTACGCCAAGCAGCGCCTGCCCAACTACCAGGTGTTCGACGAGCGGCGCTACTTCGTGCCGGGGCAGGGCGCCTGCGTGTTCGACGCCGGCGGCGTGCGCGTGGGCCTGCTGATCTGCGAGGACGCCTGGTACGCCGAGCCCGCGCGCCAGGCCAAGGCGGCGGGGGCCGAGCTGCTGGCGGTCATCAACGCCTCGCCGTTTCACCAGGGCAAGGGCGCCGAGCGCGAGGCCGTGATGCAGGCGCGCGCGCGCGACGTGGGCCTGCCGCTGGTGTGGGCGCACTGGGTGGGCGGGCAGGACGAGGTGGTGTTCGACGGCCAGTCGTTCGTCATCGGCGCCGATGGCGAAGTGGAGGGCCGCGCCCCGGCTTTTGAGGAAAAACTGTGGTTTGCCCGGGTGCAGCAAGCGCAAGCAGCTATTCAAATAATAGCAACCACGGCGCCGCCGCCCACGCCCGAGCGCGAGCTGTGGGACGCGCTGGTGCTGGGCCTGCGCGACTACGTGCGCAAGAACGGCTTCAAGAGCGTGGCGCTGGGCCTGTCGGGCGGCATCGACTCGGCCCTGGTGCTGGCGCTGGCCGTCGACGCGCTGGGTGCCGAGCATGTGCACACGGTGATGCTGCCCAGCCCCTACACCGCCGGCATCAGCGTGCAGGACGCGCACGAGATGGCGCGGCGCCTGGGCGTGCGGCACGACGAGCTGTCGATCCGCCCCGCCTTCGAGACCGTCCGGGCCACGCTGGCGCCGCTGTTTGCCGGCCGCGCCGAGGACACCACCGAGGAGAACATCCAGGCGCGCCTGCGCGGCCTGCTGCTGATGGCGCTGTCCAACAAGTTCGGCCACCTGATCCTGACCACCGGCAACAAAAGCGAGTACGCCGTGGGCTACTGCACGCTGTACGGCGACATGTGCGGGGGTTTCGCGCCCATCAAGGACGTGGTCAAGACGCGGGTGTTCGCGCTGGCGCGCTGGCGCAACGCGCACGACCCCTACGGCACGGGGGCCAACCCGATCCCCGAGCGCATCATTACCCGCCCGCCCAGCGCCGAGCTGCGCGAGGGCCAGACCGACCAGGACAGCCTGCCGCCCTATGAGGTGCTGGACGCCATCATCGCCCGCTACGTGGAGCACGACGCGGCCATCGCCGAGCTGCTGGCCGAGGGCTTCGCCCCTGCCGACGTCGAGCGCGTCACGCGCCTGATCAAGGGCAGCGAGTACAAGCGCCAGCAGGCGCCGGTGGGCACGCGCGTGACGCCGCGCGGTTTTGGCAAGGACTGGCGTTATCCTATGACCAACCGATTCCGGGCCTGA
- a CDS encoding P-II family nitrogen regulator: protein MKQITAIIKPFKLEEAREALGDVGVTGLTVTEVKGFGRQKGHTELYRGAEYVVDFLPKVMIEVVVADEAVERCVEAIVKAARTGKIGDGKIFVTPVERVVRIRTGEEGDEAV from the coding sequence ATGAAGCAAATCACCGCCATCATCAAGCCCTTCAAGCTGGAGGAGGCCCGCGAGGCCCTGGGCGACGTCGGCGTCACCGGCCTGACGGTGACCGAGGTCAAGGGCTTTGGCCGCCAGAAGGGCCACACCGAGCTGTACCGCGGCGCCGAGTACGTGGTCGACTTTCTGCCCAAGGTGATGATCGAGGTGGTGGTGGCCGACGAGGCCGTCGAGCGCTGCGTCGAGGCCATCGTCAAGGCGGCGCGCACCGGCAAGATCGGCGACGGCAAGATCTTCGTCACCCCGGTCGAGCGCGTGGTGCGCATCCGCACCGGGGAAGAGGGCGACGAAGCGGTCTGA
- a CDS encoding long-chain fatty acid--CoA ligase: protein MRPHHKFWPSRLPHTITVPATSLWHNLAISALRYPDKPATVFFGAVLTWAQLKTAAERLAGRLQALGVAKGDRVLLNLQNTPQLIVAHFAILRADAVVVPVNPMNRADELRHYITDPDARVAITSADLAGELAAASNALPAGQRLAHLIVTQYTDAFDAAEQGDDAPPEAWRDWLLPRRPLPTLEGGQVHAWTDALTQGGPLAATTAGPRDLSVLPYTSGTTGLPKGCMHTHASLMHNAVACTLWGGGTSETVGLVVVPMFHITGMVAVMHAAVYAGATMVLMPRWERELAGRLISRWQVTAWANIPTMVIDLLASPNFASFDLSSLKSISGGGAAMPQAVAQRLFDVYGLRYAEGYGLTETAAPSHQNPLEHPKQQCLGIPFMSTDARVVDPDTLKEVPQGETGEIVVCGPQVFSGYWKHPEATAAAFFELEGQRFFRTGDLGRVDEDGYFFITDRLKRMINASGFKVWPAEVEALMFKHPAIQEACVIGTKDAYRGESVKAVVVLRAGHQGSVSEQDIIDWCREHMAAYKIPRVVQFVDALPKSGSGKVMWRLLQEKEAG from the coding sequence ATGCGCCCGCATCACAAGTTCTGGCCGTCGCGCCTGCCGCACACCATCACCGTGCCCGCCACCTCGCTGTGGCACAACCTGGCGATCAGCGCGCTGCGCTACCCGGACAAGCCGGCCACGGTGTTTTTCGGCGCGGTGCTGACCTGGGCGCAGCTGAAGACCGCAGCCGAGCGGCTGGCCGGGCGGCTGCAGGCGCTGGGCGTGGCCAAGGGCGACCGGGTGCTGCTGAACCTGCAGAACACGCCGCAGCTCATCGTGGCGCACTTCGCCATCCTGCGCGCCGACGCAGTGGTGGTGCCCGTCAATCCGATGAACCGCGCCGACGAGCTCAGACACTACATCACCGACCCCGACGCCAGGGTCGCCATCACCAGCGCCGACCTGGCCGGCGAGCTGGCGGCGGCCTCCAACGCGCTGCCCGCGGGCCAGCGCCTGGCGCACCTGATCGTCACGCAGTACACCGACGCTTTCGACGCCGCCGAGCAGGGCGACGACGCCCCGCCCGAGGCCTGGCGCGACTGGCTGCTGCCGCGCCGCCCGCTGCCCACGCTCGAAGGCGGCCAGGTGCACGCCTGGACGGATGCGCTGACCCAAGGCGGCCCGCTGGCGGCCACCACCGCCGGCCCGCGGGACCTGAGCGTGCTGCCCTACACCAGCGGCACCACCGGCCTGCCCAAGGGCTGCATGCACACCCACGCCAGCCTGATGCACAACGCCGTGGCCTGCACGCTGTGGGGCGGCGGCACCAGCGAGACCGTGGGCCTGGTGGTGGTGCCCATGTTCCACATCACCGGCATGGTGGCGGTGATGCACGCGGCGGTGTACGCCGGCGCCACCATGGTGCTGATGCCGCGCTGGGAGCGCGAGCTGGCCGGGCGCCTGATCTCGCGCTGGCAGGTCACCGCCTGGGCCAACATCCCCACCATGGTGATCGACCTGCTGGCCAGCCCCAACTTCGCCAGCTTCGACCTGTCCAGCCTCAAGTCCATCAGCGGCGGCGGCGCGGCCATGCCGCAGGCCGTGGCGCAGCGCCTGTTCGACGTCTACGGCCTGCGCTACGCCGAGGGCTACGGCCTGACCGAGACCGCTGCGCCCTCGCACCAGAACCCGCTGGAGCACCCCAAGCAGCAGTGCCTGGGCATCCCCTTCATGAGCACCGACGCGCGCGTGGTCGACCCCGACACGCTGAAGGAAGTGCCGCAGGGCGAGACCGGCGAGATCGTAGTGTGCGGCCCGCAGGTGTTCAGCGGCTACTGGAAGCACCCCGAAGCCACGGCCGCGGCGTTCTTCGAGCTGGAGGGCCAGCGCTTTTTCCGCACCGGCGACCTGGGCCGGGTGGACGAGGACGGCTACTTCTTCATCACCGACCGCCTCAAGCGCATGATCAACGCCAGCGGCTTCAAGGTGTGGCCGGCCGAGGTCGAGGCGCTGATGTTCAAGCACCCCGCCATCCAGGAGGCCTGCGTGATCGGCACCAAGGATGCGTACCGCGGCGAATCCGTCAAGGCCGTGGTGGTGCTGCGCGCCGGGCACCAGGGCAGCGTGAGCGAGCAGGACATCATCGACTGGTGCCGCGAGCACATGGCGGCCTACAAGATCCCGCGCGTGGTGCAGTTCGTCGACGCGCTGCCCAAGAGCGGCAGCGGCAAGGTGATGTGGCGCCTGCTGCAGGAGAAGGAGGCCGGGTGA
- a CDS encoding IS30 family transposase, whose translation MGTRYKQLQAEERMTLSSLHQQGWSLRAMGRLMGRSPSTLCRELRRNSSDSGYASSSAHHAYLKRRIDARPLPKLHADGALWQTVCTLLSWCWSPQQIASTLRRMHPDEPAWHVSHETIYDTIYAYPRGELRRQLIALLRQGKSTRRPRSAGQDRRGKIPDMVSIHVRPPEIEDRLMPGHWEGDLIKGAGNQSAVGVLVERTTRLVLLCKMQSSTAESALAAFSAKLNAVAAPLRKTLTYDQGREMARHKALSEATGVKVYFCDPHSPWQKGSCENTNGLLRQFLPKGTDLSVHDQDALDSIADLMNNRPRQTLGWDSPYQAFKRIMTAISEKDSATIH comes from the coding sequence ATGGGAACACGATACAAACAACTGCAGGCTGAAGAGCGCATGACGCTGAGCTCGCTGCACCAGCAAGGCTGGAGCCTTCGGGCCATGGGGCGACTGATGGGGCGCAGCCCCAGCACCCTGTGTCGCGAACTGCGGCGCAACAGCAGCGATAGCGGCTACGCCAGCAGCAGCGCCCACCACGCATATCTGAAGCGCCGCATCGATGCCCGACCCTTGCCCAAGCTGCATGCCGATGGCGCTTTGTGGCAGACGGTTTGCACGCTGCTCAGCTGGTGCTGGTCGCCACAGCAAATTGCCAGCACACTCAGGCGCATGCATCCCGATGAGCCCGCCTGGCACGTCTCGCACGAGACGATCTACGACACCATCTACGCCTACCCACGCGGGGAGCTGCGCCGCCAGCTCATCGCCTTGCTGCGCCAAGGCAAGAGCACGCGCAGGCCCCGCTCTGCGGGCCAGGATCGACGAGGGAAGATCCCTGACATGGTGAGCATCCATGTGCGCCCGCCCGAGATCGAAGACCGCCTGATGCCCGGGCACTGGGAGGGCGATCTGATCAAGGGTGCGGGCAACCAGTCTGCGGTCGGTGTGCTGGTGGAGCGTACAACGCGTCTTGTGCTGCTGTGCAAGATGCAGAGCAGCACGGCAGAAAGTGCGCTGGCGGCGTTCTCGGCCAAGCTCAATGCGGTGGCTGCGCCGCTGCGCAAAACGCTCACCTACGACCAGGGTCGGGAGATGGCGCGGCACAAGGCGCTCAGTGAGGCCACGGGCGTGAAGGTGTACTTTTGCGATCCGCACAGTCCTTGGCAAAAGGGCAGTTGCGAGAACACCAACGGATTGCTGCGCCAGTTCCTGCCCAAGGGCACCGATCTGTCGGTGCATGACCAAGATGCGCTGGACTCGATTGCCGACTTGATGAACAACCGACCCAGGCAGACGCTGGGATGGGACAGTCCCTACCAAGCTTTCAAGCGCATCATGACGGCCATCAGCGAGAAAGATTCGGCTACGATTCATTGA
- a CDS encoding IPTL-CTERM sorting domain-containing protein has product MKRMKMRGALPRWPVAGASLLLAATMAHADIVVGAGATTDWYDTDLGCTDVIVDGTLNMQGGSLSNVRNVVIGAGGTINMAGGSITLAGNWTNGGSFVAGGGGVSFVDDVACPTPPVGSTIGGNTSFDTLSIASSTGKLYTFVAGSVQTVAGALTLTGTAGTPLKIESSTPGTPSADIKLAAGGTQNLANLAVRGMQASGQWLAPGQANQGAGPVSRWFGTPTPPGGVAPIPTTSQWTLLLMSLALAGLAVRTRRNQS; this is encoded by the coding sequence ATGAAGCGAATGAAAATGCGCGGCGCCCTGCCGCGCTGGCCTGTGGCAGGGGCAAGTTTGCTGCTGGCGGCCACCATGGCGCATGCCGACATCGTGGTTGGCGCTGGCGCCACCACCGATTGGTATGACACCGACCTGGGCTGTACCGACGTCATCGTCGACGGCACGCTCAACATGCAGGGCGGCAGCCTGAGCAACGTGCGCAATGTCGTCATTGGTGCGGGCGGCACCATCAACATGGCGGGCGGCAGCATCACCCTGGCAGGCAATTGGACCAACGGCGGCAGCTTTGTGGCCGGCGGCGGTGGCGTCAGCTTTGTGGATGACGTGGCCTGCCCCACGCCGCCCGTCGGCTCCACCATCGGTGGCAATACCAGCTTCGACACGCTCAGCATCGCCAGCAGCACCGGCAAGCTCTACACCTTTGTTGCCGGCAGCGTGCAGACGGTGGCCGGTGCCCTCACGCTGACCGGCACGGCCGGCACGCCGCTGAAGATCGAATCCAGCACGCCCGGCACGCCCAGCGCCGACATCAAGCTCGCCGCGGGCGGCACGCAAAACCTGGCCAACCTGGCCGTGCGCGGCATGCAGGCCAGCGGCCAGTGGCTGGCACCGGGCCAGGCCAACCAGGGCGCCGGCCCGGTCAGCCGCTGGTTTGGCACGCCCACCCCACCGGGCGGCGTCGCCCCCATCCCCACCACCTCGCAGTGGACGCTGCTGCTGATGAGCCTGGCCCTGGCTGGCTTGGCCGTGCGCACGCGTCGCAACCAGTCATAA
- a CDS encoding collagen-like protein: MSHRYTLHVLAASAGVALAAVATPALAADVTVTPPPSGSFIVNSPSGGAGGVLLTVDKDGKVLAPKLPGTTGTQAGIVCYDTSGMLISCTGAAGPTGATGATGLTGATGPTGATGAIGSTGVTGPTGATGPTGATGSMGVTGPTGVTGSMGVTGPTGATGPTGATGSMGVTGPTGATGSMGVTGPTGATGATGLQGLMGPIGPQGNPGPQGAQGPQGDLGPAGPTGATGPAGSGVIAFAGSSVNLLGSGTTHVGIGENGAENKVAFPIPVAGTISGLYARKSATGGRDFTYTLRINGADTVFSCTVTGGSATACSKTGVTQAVAAGDYAALKVVGGSGGGGADRSITWSIVITP, translated from the coding sequence ATGTCGCACCGTTACACCCTCCATGTGCTGGCCGCTTCGGCCGGCGTCGCCCTGGCCGCCGTGGCCACCCCGGCCCTGGCCGCCGACGTCACCGTCACGCCGCCACCCAGCGGCAGCTTCATCGTCAACAGCCCCAGCGGGGGCGCCGGTGGCGTACTGCTAACTGTCGACAAGGACGGCAAGGTACTGGCACCGAAGTTGCCCGGCACCACCGGCACGCAGGCCGGCATCGTCTGCTATGACACCAGCGGCATGCTGATTTCGTGCACGGGCGCGGCAGGGCCGACGGGGGCAACTGGGGCAACCGGGCTAACAGGAGCGACTGGGCCGACTGGAGCCACAGGGGCAATTGGCTCCACGGGCGTTACCGGGCCAACCGGCGCCACCGGGCCAACGGGCGCTACCGGATCGATGGGCGTTACCGGGCCAACGGGCGTTACTGGATCAATGGGCGTTACCGGGCCAACCGGCGCCACCGGGCCAACGGGCGCTACCGGATCAATGGGCGTTACTGGGCCAACGGGTGCCACCGGATCAATGGGCGTTACCGGGCCAACCGGTGCCACCGGTGCAACCGGCCTTCAAGGCTTGATGGGGCCTATCGGTCCGCAAGGCAATCCAGGACCCCAGGGGGCGCAAGGGCCGCAAGGCGATTTGGGCCCTGCCGGACCGACGGGTGCGACCGGCCCTGCGGGCTCGGGCGTCATCGCGTTTGCCGGTAGCTCTGTTAACTTGCTTGGAAGTGGGACTACTCACGTAGGTATTGGGGAAAATGGAGCCGAAAACAAAGTGGCTTTCCCAATACCCGTTGCCGGGACGATATCAGGGCTTTATGCTCGCAAAAGCGCCACCGGAGGGCGCGACTTCACCTACACGCTGCGGATCAATGGAGCCGACACGGTCTTCAGTTGCACTGTTACGGGTGGCTCCGCAACCGCATGCTCCAAGACCGGCGTGACCCAAGCAGTCGCGGCGGGAGACTATGCTGCATTGAAGGTGGTTGGTGGTTCTGGTGGGGGTGGTGCTGATCGATCCATCACCTGGTCGATCGTCATCACTCCATGA
- a CDS encoding glycosyltransferase, which translates to MNRPSICLNMIVKNEAHVIARCLASARPLVDAWCIVDTGSSDGTQDKVRELMAGVPGTLHERPWKNFGHNRSEALELARTEGCDYLLFIDADEWFDAPAGFAWPLLDADAYELPCHYAGIVYARCALVATRLAWRWEGVLHEYLASEPAHQLAALAQPRIVVHHDGARARDPDTYLKDIAVLQAALAEDPANTRNTFYLAQSLRDAGRWAEARDTYLRRASMGGWDEETWHALYQAAVMLERLQGPPAEVQAAYLAAFEARPTRAEPLVELARWHREHQQHAQAALVAQWAAAMSRPADRLFVDSAAYDWRALDELAVSGFYARSPELQAAGRAAMQRLLERADTLPAEAQTRVRANAGFYGL; encoded by the coding sequence ATGAACCGTCCGAGCATCTGCCTGAACATGATCGTCAAGAACGAGGCCCACGTGATTGCACGCTGCCTGGCCTCGGCCCGACCCCTGGTGGACGCCTGGTGCATTGTCGATACCGGCTCCAGTGACGGCACGCAAGACAAGGTGCGCGAGCTGATGGCCGGCGTCCCTGGCACACTGCATGAGCGCCCCTGGAAAAACTTTGGCCACAACCGCAGCGAGGCGCTGGAGCTGGCACGTACCGAAGGCTGCGACTACCTGCTGTTCATCGATGCCGACGAGTGGTTCGACGCCCCCGCCGGCTTTGCCTGGCCGCTGCTGGATGCCGATGCTTATGAGCTGCCTTGCCACTACGCCGGCATCGTCTACGCCCGCTGCGCGCTGGTGGCCACGCGCCTGGCCTGGCGCTGGGAAGGCGTGCTGCACGAATACCTGGCCAGCGAGCCCGCGCATCAACTGGCTGCGCTGGCGCAGCCGCGCATCGTCGTGCACCACGACGGCGCTCGCGCACGCGATCCCGATACCTACCTGAAAGACATTGCCGTGTTGCAGGCCGCGCTGGCCGAAGACCCGGCCAACACCCGCAACACCTTCTACCTGGCGCAAAGCCTGCGTGACGCCGGTCGCTGGGCCGAGGCGCGCGATACCTATCTGCGCCGCGCCAGCATGGGCGGCTGGGATGAGGAGACGTGGCATGCCCTGTACCAGGCCGCCGTGATGCTCGAGCGCCTGCAGGGCCCGCCCGCCGAGGTACAGGCAGCCTACCTGGCCGCGTTCGAAGCCCGCCCCACGCGCGCCGAGCCGTTGGTCGAGTTGGCGCGCTGGCACCGCGAGCACCAACAGCACGCCCAGGCCGCGCTGGTGGCCCAGTGGGCGGCAGCCATGTCACGCCCTGCTGACCGGCTGTTTGTGGACAGTGCGGCATACGACTGGCGCGCACTGGATGAACTGGCCGTCAGCGGCTTTTACGCCCGCTCGCCCGAACTGCAGGCCGCTGGCCGCGCGGCCATGCAGCGCCTGCTGGAGCGGGCTGACACCTTGCCCGCCGAAGCGCAAACGCGCGTGCGCGCCAATGCCGGGTTCTATGGTCTGTAG
- a CDS encoding CoA transferase: protein MTQRTRPLDGITVISLEHAVAAPFCTRQLADLGARVIKVERPGSGDFARGYDQRVRGQSSHFTWINRSKESLALDVKQPQAKAALMQLLKTADVLVQNLAPGAAARMGLSYQALKEHNPRLIVCDISGYGADGPYRDKKAYDLLIQSEAGFLSVTGTPETPSKSGISVADIAAGMYAYSNILSALLLRARTGAGSHIDVSMLEAMGEWMGYPMYYTFDGAPPPPRTGASHASIYPYGPFTASDGATVMLGLQNEREWKTFCDAVLQRPEVATDARFASNAQRNQHRAELQALILEVFAALTAAQVIERLDAAAIANARVNDMAALWAHPQLQARQRWRSVGTPAGAVPALLPPGVNSAFDYRMDAVPAVGQHTAAILAELGWDEARIAALQAAGTTQGDTE, encoded by the coding sequence ATGACCCAAAGAACCCGACCTCTTGACGGCATCACCGTCATCTCGCTGGAACACGCCGTCGCCGCCCCGTTCTGCACGCGCCAGCTGGCCGACCTGGGCGCGCGCGTCATCAAGGTCGAGCGCCCCGGCAGCGGCGACTTCGCGCGCGGCTACGACCAGCGCGTGCGCGGCCAGTCGTCGCACTTCACCTGGATCAACCGCAGCAAGGAGAGCCTGGCGCTGGACGTGAAGCAGCCCCAGGCCAAGGCCGCGCTGATGCAGCTCTTGAAGACCGCGGACGTGCTGGTGCAGAACCTGGCACCCGGCGCCGCCGCGCGCATGGGCCTGTCGTACCAGGCGTTGAAGGAACACAACCCGCGCCTGATCGTGTGCGACATCAGCGGCTACGGCGCCGACGGCCCATACCGCGACAAGAAGGCCTACGACCTGCTGATCCAGAGCGAGGCGGGCTTCCTGTCCGTCACCGGCACGCCCGAGACACCTTCCAAGTCCGGCATCTCGGTGGCCGACATCGCCGCCGGCATGTATGCCTACAGCAACATCCTGTCGGCCCTGCTGCTGCGCGCCAGGACGGGCGCGGGCAGCCACATCGACGTGTCCATGCTCGAAGCCATGGGCGAGTGGATGGGCTACCCGATGTACTACACCTTTGACGGCGCACCGCCGCCGCCGCGCACCGGCGCCAGCCACGCCAGCATCTACCCGTACGGGCCGTTTACGGCCAGCGATGGCGCCACGGTGATGCTGGGCCTGCAGAACGAGCGCGAATGGAAGACCTTCTGCGACGCCGTGCTGCAACGCCCCGAGGTGGCCACCGATGCGCGCTTTGCCAGCAACGCCCAGCGCAACCAGCACCGCGCCGAACTGCAGGCGCTGATCCTCGAAGTCTTCGCCGCACTCACGGCGGCACAGGTGATCGAGCGCCTGGACGCGGCGGCAATCGCCAACGCGCGCGTCAACGACATGGCGGCGCTGTGGGCGCACCCGCAGCTGCAGGCGCGCCAGCGCTGGCGCAGCGTGGGCACGCCCGCGGGCGCGGTGCCGGCGCTGCTGCCGCCGGGCGTAAACAGCGCCTTCGACTACCGCATGGATGCGGTGCCCGCCGTGGGCCAGCACACCGCCGCCATCCTGGCCGAGCTGGGCTGGGACGAGGCGCGCATTGCTGCATTGCAGGCTGCTGGGACGACTCAGGGCGACACTGAATGA
- a CDS encoding acyl-CoA/acyl-ACP dehydrogenase: MIEHTGSNNHPEIRDAIRALCAEFPDEYFRKVDESRAYPEQFVDALTKAGWMAALIPQEYGGSGLGLTEASVIMEEINRCGGNSGACHGQMYNMGTLLRHGSKAQKEKYLPKIASGEWRLQSMGVTEPTTGTDTTRILTSAVKKDGRYVVNGQKVWISRVQHSDWMILLARTTPLAEVKKKSEGMSIFMVDLHEAQGLPPRSPAAHGSLPPEGAAFGLGAARRPKKGLTVRPIPNMVNHETNELFFEDLEIPEENLIGEEGKGFKYILDGLNAERTLIAAECIGDGYWFLDRVTKYVKDRQVFGRPIGQNQGVQFPIADAFIEVEAANLMRWKACELFDRHEPMGAQANMAKYLAAKASWEAANACLQFHGGFGFACEYDVERKFRETRLYQVAPISTNLIYSYVAEHILGLPRSF, encoded by the coding sequence ATGATCGAACACACCGGCTCCAACAACCACCCCGAGATCCGCGACGCCATCCGCGCGCTGTGCGCCGAATTCCCCGACGAGTACTTCCGCAAGGTGGACGAGAGCAGAGCCTACCCGGAACAGTTCGTCGATGCCCTGACCAAGGCCGGCTGGATGGCGGCGCTGATCCCGCAGGAATACGGCGGCTCGGGCCTGGGGCTGACCGAGGCCAGCGTGATCATGGAGGAGATCAACCGCTGCGGCGGCAACAGCGGCGCCTGCCACGGCCAGATGTACAACATGGGCACGCTGCTGCGCCATGGCTCCAAGGCGCAGAAGGAAAAATACCTGCCCAAGATCGCCAGCGGCGAATGGCGCCTGCAGTCCATGGGCGTGACCGAGCCCACCACCGGCACCGACACCACCCGGATCTTGACCAGCGCCGTCAAGAAAGACGGGCGCTACGTGGTCAACGGCCAGAAGGTGTGGATCAGCCGCGTGCAGCACAGCGACTGGATGATTTTGCTGGCGCGCACCACACCGCTGGCCGAGGTGAAGAAAAAGAGCGAGGGCATGTCCATCTTCATGGTGGATTTGCATGAGGCACAAGGATTGCCCCCACGCTCCCCTGCTGCGCATGGTTCGCTGCCCCCCGAGGGGGCCGCTTTTGGCCTTGGGGCGGCCCGGCGGCCAAAAAAGGGCCTGACCGTGCGCCCCATCCCCAACATGGTGAACCACGAGACCAACGAGCTGTTCTTCGAGGACCTGGAGATCCCCGAGGAGAACCTGATCGGCGAGGAAGGCAAGGGCTTCAAGTACATCCTGGACGGCCTGAACGCCGAGCGCACGCTGATTGCCGCCGAGTGCATCGGCGACGGCTACTGGTTCCTGGACCGCGTGACCAAGTACGTGAAGGACCGCCAGGTGTTCGGCCGCCCCATCGGCCAGAACCAGGGCGTGCAGTTCCCCATCGCCGACGCCTTCATCGAGGTGGAGGCCGCCAACCTCATGCGCTGGAAGGCCTGCGAGCTGTTCGACAGGCACGAGCCCATGGGCGCCCAGGCCAACATGGCCAAGTACCTGGCGGCCAAGGCCAGCTGGGAGGCGGCCAACGCCTGCCTGCAGTTCCACGGCGGCTTCGGCTTCGCCTGCGAATACGACGTGGAGCGCAAGTTCCGCGAGACGCGCCTGTACCAGGTGGCGCCCATTTCCACCAACCTGATCTACTCCTACGTGGCCGAGCACATCCTCGGTCTGCCTCGCTCGTTCTGA